The genomic interval ACTGTCGGCGCCGGACAGGATGGGCTGGAGGGCCGCCAGATACAGGGCGAGGAAGACGTCCTCCACGACGATGATGCCGAGGATGGGCCGGGTCTCCGGATTGCCGATCCGCCCGAGGTCCACCAGCACCTTGGTGACGATGGCCGACGAGGAGATCCCGAGCACCCCGGCGAGGACCAGCGCCTCCGAGGTGCCCCAGCCGAGCGCGAAGCCGAAGCCGAGCCCGGCGCCGACGTTCAGGGCGAGATAGGTGCCCCCGGCGACCGCCATCTTGCGGCCGCCCGCCTTGAGGTCGTCCAGATGGAATTCCAGGCCCAGGTAGAAGAGGAGCAGCACCAGGCCGAGCGCGGAGAGCATCTCCAGGTCGTGCGGGTCGGCGACGAGGACGATGCCGGGGGTGTGCGGGCCGAGCAGGATTCCGGCCAGGATGAACAGGGGGATCGTGGGCAGTCCGATGCGGCGGCCCGCGCGGGCGAGAACCGCGGCGGCGAGGAAGGCGCCGCCCATGGCGATGAGCGTGTCTGCGTGTCCGATGAGCCCGGCCTTTCGAAGAGTCAAGAGATCGTCAAGGAATGGTCATCGGTTAGTTTACCGAACGATTGACGTTGCAACTCTCCGGACCGGTGTACGGGGGTGCGCCTAGAGTCCTTGCCATGACCGCATCACACGCTCGGCTGACCCTCGCCGAGGTCGAGGCCCTGGCCCGCGAGGCCCACGCCGCCCAGCGGGACAAGGCCGGCCGCCCGTATGTGGAACACCTCGCGGCCGTCGCGGAGGGCGTACGGAGCAGGGGCGGCAGCGACGAGCAGATCGCCGCGGCCTGGCTGCACGACGCCGTGGAGGACGACGCGCTGTCGGCCGAGTGGCTGGCCGGGGCCGCGCTGCCGCAGGCGGTCAAGGACATGGTGCTCGCCGTCACCAAGC from Streptomyces drozdowiczii carries:
- a CDS encoding HD domain-containing protein; translated protein: MTASHARLTLAEVEALAREAHAAQRDKAGRPYVEHLAAVAEGVRSRGGSDEQIAAAWLHDAVEDDALSAEWLAGAALPQAVKDMVLAVTKRAGDGPEAYTRRILATPGALLVKEADLAHNADPARLAVLQPATRTRLTAKYARVRELLGLTAPNTPPERQD